CATCTAAAAATTTGATATTGATTTTGTGGAGACCATTGGATAGCGCCCCTTCGCCCGGCTTCCCACCCAAACTTTCTCCGTCTATAATTATTTCTACATCTTCATAGTTAATATTTGTTTTTATCGTTAACGGGATATTTGGGGAAATTTTGCTTGGAATTTCGATTTCAAAATTAACATCAGAATCTGCATCATATTGACATCCAAAAAATAATATTATTAACATGGAAAATAATACAATCTTAGAAACTAATTTGAACAATTATTCCACCTCATAGAAAAATTTTAGCAAAGGTGAATCGTTGGGAATAACTAAGACGCTGTTGTTGAAAGAATCTTTGTAAATGTCTGTTATTTTTTGGAGTTCGTAGAAATCTTGATCCAAGGAATAAGCTTGTGAATAAATGTTTATCGCACTTGCTTCACCTGTTCCTCTTATGATTTCGGCTTCTCTTTGGGCATCTGACCTGATTCTACTTGCTTGTTTGTCTGCTTCGGCTCGTATTCTTTGGGCTTCTCTTTCTCCTTCGGCCCTTAATTGAGCAGCCATGGCATACCTTTCACTTTTCATTCTTTCGTATACCGCCTCGGTGTTTTCTTGAGGTAGATCGGTTCTTTTGAGCCTTACGTCAACGACATTTATTCCAAAATCTTGTAGTGATGCCTCACTACGATTTTTTATATCTTCCAAAATAGCCACCCTTTGAAATGAAAGAACTTCAGAAAATGTGTAATTTCCTATAACATCTCTTGCATGTGAGTAAACAATGTCGTCGATTCTTGTCTTCGCAACTTCTACAGTCCTGAGTGTTTCAATGAACTTTTGAGGATCTTCTATTCTCCAAATTGCATATGTATCGGCTAAAATAGTTCTTCTGTCAGAAGTTATTACTCTTTCTACGGGTATATCGTAGATCATGATTCTTTTCTCGAGTTTTACTACATTGTCTATAAAAGGTGTTTTTACGTAAATTCCTGGTTCGGTTCTTATGTTTAAAATATTTCCAAATCTGATTACTATTGCTTGTTGAGTTTGATCAACGATGTAGAAAGCTGTTGTTCCAAGGAGAATTCCAAAGAAAACTATTATTATAACTACTGCCCAGAGCGTTGTATTTTTCATTGTGCCTCACCACCGATAATTTCACTTAAGTCCAAAAAGTTCAAGGTGTTTCCTTCTTTAGATACTACTTGTATCTTTGCATTTTTTATCATTTGTTGTACAGAATCTAATATTAATCTTTTTCTTGTGATATCCGCAGAGTTTTGGTATTCTTCCAATAATGCTTTGAACCTTTCCGTTTCTCCTGTTGCCTTTGCAACTTGTTCGTAGGCGTAAGCCTGAGCATCGTTCAAGATTCTTTGAGCTTCTCCTTCCGCTCTTGGAATAATGTCATTCCTGTACCTCTGTGCTTCGTTTATTGATGTTTGTTGGTCTTGACGAGCGTTGTTCACATCATCGAAAGCAGGAACGACTGGATCTGGTGGGGTTACCGCTTGCATATATACATTTTGTATTAGAATACCAGAGTTATAACTGTCTAGTATAGACTGAACCCTTTCAGTGGTTTCCATGGCTATTCTATCTCTTTCTGTAGTTAAGACGTTTTCTAAATTAGATAAAGCGACACGTTCTCTAAGTACACTTTCAGAGGTAGATTTAACTAGGTCATACCCCTGAATCACATTGAACGCATAAGCCGCAGGGTCGTTTACCCTATACTGAACAACTGCTTCAATACTAATTATGTTCTGATCACCAGTAATCATCTCTGCTTCATCCGTCACTGATCTGTATGTGGGGGTTCTTCCCGTGCTGGTGGTTCTAAAACCTATTTCAACCTTATTTATTGTTCTTACATCCACTATAACATGTGATTGAAAAGGGTAAGGAAGACGAACGTGCAGGCCCGGTCCTGCGGTAGATTTGTATTCGCCAAAAGTCTTAACTAATGCCACTTCAGAAGGCCCTACCTGATAAATACCAGTTAATAGGTAGGCAACAATCGCTATAATAACGGCAATAATGATTATATTTCGCCATCTATGACCTTCATGATTGTTGCCTTCATCTTTAAATTCTTCATTTGGATTGAATATCTCATATTCAGCCAAAATACTCACCTCTCTAAAAAGTTTTGAATACTGCGTGTTAGCGCCCCTTCGCTTCGCCCCCCCGCGCCATGCAGCTCCTTCATAAGGTTGGCGTTTGGAAAAACTCAAAAGAGCTTTAATTTAATTATAACATAAAAGTCGCATATGTGAGCAGATTTTTTAATATAAAATATTTTTATTTCAAAAATACAATAAAAGTTATATCGTGTTATAATAAGTATTGCAGGAGTTGGATCACAGGGCAAAACATTTTTCTTTTCCTTATGGGTGGGGAGCGCGGGAAGGGGCGTTAATTAAGGTTTTGACTCAAGAGAGTCACTGAGCGAAGCCCTTTAGCTGATCTGTACAAAATGGTTTGTTTGCAATGCTTTAGAAATGTTTTCCAAAATCTCGTTTACGTAGCTTTTGCCGTTTTATGCAAAAAGCTTTTTAATAATGCTTTAGAAGTAATATCCTCATTCTCATTTGCGAAGCAAATGCGTTCGGGGATCTTAAGGGGGGAACCCCTTAACGCTTGGAGGTAAAAATATGGTTGATAAGGACAAACATCGAATCCTTGTTACCGGAGGTGCCGGTTTCATCGGTTCGAATTTAGTTGACAGATTGATAAAAGAAGGACATTCTGTAGTTGTTATCGATAATCTTTCCACAGGTAACGTAGAATTCTTGTCACCTATGGCTCTTTTTTATCAACAGGATATTAGAGATTATAATGTTTTGGAGAAAATATTTGAAACGCACAAGTTCGACTATGTGTTCCATTTAGCGGCACAGATCTCTGTTCCCGATTCTGTTAAAGACCCAAACCGGAACGCAGAAATCAATGTGATGGGTACTTTGAATTTATTGAAATTATCCTTTAAGTACGGGATCAAAAAGTTCATATTTTCTTCTACAGGTGGGGCTATTTACGGTGATAACGCTCCTATTCCCACTTCAGAAGATTATTGTCCACACCCTATTAGTCCTTATGCTATTTCTAAACTTGCTTGCGAAAAATACATCGAGTTTTATTCCCGCCAATATGATTTGAATTACACTATATTGAGATATGCCAACGTATATGGACCAAAGCAAACTCCCAAAGGAGAAGCCGGGGTAGTAGCAATCTTCACACAAAATATGTTAGAGAAAAAAGAGATAGTTATTTATGGTGATGGAGAACAGGTACGAGATTTTGTACATGTTTTTGATGTCGTTGAAGCCAACTTTTTATCCATTAATAAAGGGGAAAAGGAGACGGTAAATGTTTCGACTAACAAAAAAACAACTGTAAACGAGCTTTTTGAAGTGATGAAAAGGAAAACGGGATATGAGAATGACCCGATTTATAAACCTGAAAGAGATGGTGATGTGAAGATGAGTTTGCTTTCGAATGAGAAGGCGAAAAGTATTTTAGGATGGGAGCCTAAATACGATTTAGAAAAAGGGGTGGAGAACACTATTGAGTGGTACACAACCTCTTTATGAGATAATTCGGCCAAAAAAGGTTGATGAGATACTGGGTAACGAAAAGTTGAAAGAAATTCTTAAAACCTGGATAAAGAATAAAAAGGTCAGATCTTTCATTATATATGGGGAACCTGGTAGCGGTAAGTCAACGATTGTAAGGGCTTTAATAAATGAGGTAAAAGATTATTACGATGTTTTTTCTATTTCAGGGGCAATAGAAGGAAAGAAAAAAATAAAGGATATAATTGGGCAAAAAAATAATCTTTTTTCAAAACCCAAATTATTATTTGTCGACGAAATACATCGATTGAATAAAGCTGAACAAGATACCTTACTTTTAAGCGTTGAAACTGGAGATTTAACTCTGATAGGTGCGACAACAGAAAATCCAGCTATTAGCGTTAATCCCGCATTATTATCTAGAGTATTAGTTTTTAAAACTAAAGAACTAACTACAGAAGATTATGAAAAATTATTCCAACAAATAGAGGATTATTACAAAGATTTGAAAATTACAAAAGAGGCACGCAAAGCACTGATAGAATATGCTGGAAATGATATCCGTCGGATAATGAATCTAATAGAAACAGCGAATGAAGCTGGGATCAATTCAATTGATTTAGAATTTCTTAAAGATTTTACCGGGTATCGACTAACTTACGATAAAAACGCAAAATATAGTTTAATTTCTGCATATATAAAAAGTATGAGGGGAAGCGATGTGGACGCTGCATTGCTTTACCTTGCTTATATGCTTGAAAGCGGCGAAGACCCGATGTACATAGCAAGAAGGATGGTCATTTTATCTGCCGAAGATGTTGGTTTGGCAGATCCTAATGCCTTAAACATAGCTGTATCAGCTATGATAGCTACTGAACATGTTGGTTACCCCGAATGTTATCTTCCATTATCTGAAGCTACAATTTATCTGTGTTCATCACCAAAATCCAATTCAGCATATCTAGCCTACTCTAAAGCCAAAGAGTTTATAAGCCAAAATAATTTCGAAATTCCACCTAAATTGATAAACCCTTTGAACAAAAGAATGAAAAAACAAGGTTTCGGAGAGGGGTACAAGTACCCTCACGATTATGGGGGGTTCGTTAGAGAAAGTTACATGCCAGAAGGTTTTGAAAATACTCAATTTTTCACGCCTAAAGAAGTTGGTATTGAAAAGCGTGTAAAAGAACGATTAAAAGATCTCTGGAAAGACAAGAAAAATTATTGAACAATCAGACTTGAAATTTTTTGCACAAAAATTTGAAAAAGTTAGCATTAATGAAATTTTTTTCATTATTCGGGAATAATTGGCAATAAACACCTTAGATTATTGTTAATTAGTTTTTTTCTGCTTGACAATTAAGATTAATATTTATTATAATATTGAATAGAATTAAAGAGAAATTATATTATGAGGTGGATATGGTGGATAATATCATCTTAGACGTTAGAAATATGAGCACTCATTTTCCCGTAGCTGAAGGAACGATTAAAGCTGTTAATCAACTTTCCTTTACCTTGAGTAAAAACGAAACCTTGGGGATAGTTGGAGAAACCGGATCGGGTAAAAGCGTATCTATGAAATCCGTAATGGGGATGATAAAGAGTCCCGGGTATATTACCAAAGAAAGCCAGATTTTATTTAAGACCAATGAATTCAGGAAAGACGGGAAGGAAGAGTTCGTTGATCTGGCAAAATTAAAACAGAAGGATTTTACAAGAATAAGAGGAAAGCATATAGGGATGGTTTTTCAAGACCCAATGTCTTCATTGAACCCAATGTTTACTATAGCGGATCAGATGATTGAAACTATTGTTTTTCACCAAAATGTATCTATACAAGAAGCAAGGGAAAGGGCTATAAAACTCTTAGATGATGTAGGGATCGCTAATCCAGCCGAAAGAATCGATGACTATCCCTTCCAACTTTCAGGTGGTCAAAGGCAAAGGGTAGTAATAGCTATAGGACTTTCTTGTAATCCAGAAATATTAATCGCCGACGAACCTACTACCGCTTTGGACGTTACTATTCAAGCACAAATTTTAGAGTTGATGAAAGATTTACAACAAGAGTATGATATGGGAATGATATACATAACGCACGACCTTTCCGTAATCGCTGAGGTAGCTGATAAAGTTATTGTAATGTATGGTGGGGCACAGATGGAAATGACCGATATTTATACACTCTTTGAAAAACCGAAACATCCGTATACCCACGCTCTGCTTTCCTGTATACCAAGACACGATATAAAGATAGATCTATTGAACCCAATAAAAGGGCAACCTCCTGTTATGCTAGATTCTCCGCCATTGTGTCCTTTTTTGCCGAGATGTCCCTATGCCACTGAAAAGTGTAGA
This DNA window, taken from Petrotoga sibirica DSM 13575, encodes the following:
- the hflC gene encoding protease modulator HflC, which translates into the protein MKNTTLWAVVIIIVFFGILLGTTAFYIVDQTQQAIVIRFGNILNIRTEPGIYVKTPFIDNVVKLEKRIMIYDIPVERVITSDRRTILADTYAIWRIEDPQKFIETLRTVEVAKTRIDDIVYSHARDVIGNYTFSEVLSFQRVAILEDIKNRSEASLQDFGINVVDVRLKRTDLPQENTEAVYERMKSERYAMAAQLRAEGEREAQRIRAEADKQASRIRSDAQREAEIIRGTGEASAINIYSQAYSLDQDFYELQKITDIYKDSFNNSVLVIPNDSPLLKFFYEVE
- the hflK gene encoding FtsH protease activity modulator HflK, with amino-acid sequence MAEYEIFNPNEEFKDEGNNHEGHRWRNIIIIAVIIAIVAYLLTGIYQVGPSEVALVKTFGEYKSTAGPGLHVRLPYPFQSHVIVDVRTINKVEIGFRTTSTGRTPTYRSVTDEAEMITGDQNIISIEAVVQYRVNDPAAYAFNVIQGYDLVKSTSESVLRERVALSNLENVLTTERDRIAMETTERVQSILDSYNSGILIQNVYMQAVTPPDPVVPAFDDVNNARQDQQTSINEAQRYRNDIIPRAEGEAQRILNDAQAYAYEQVAKATGETERFKALLEEYQNSADITRKRLILDSVQQMIKNAKIQVVSKEGNTLNFLDLSEIIGGEAQ
- a CDS encoding NAD-dependent epimerase/dehydratase family protein, translated to MVDKDKHRILVTGGAGFIGSNLVDRLIKEGHSVVVIDNLSTGNVEFLSPMALFYQQDIRDYNVLEKIFETHKFDYVFHLAAQISVPDSVKDPNRNAEINVMGTLNLLKLSFKYGIKKFIFSSTGGAIYGDNAPIPTSEDYCPHPISPYAISKLACEKYIEFYSRQYDLNYTILRYANVYGPKQTPKGEAGVVAIFTQNMLEKKEIVIYGDGEQVRDFVHVFDVVEANFLSINKGEKETVNVSTNKKTTVNELFEVMKRKTGYENDPIYKPERDGDVKMSLLSNEKAKSILGWEPKYDLEKGVENTIEWYTTSL
- a CDS encoding replication-associated recombination protein A, producing the protein MSGTQPLYEIIRPKKVDEILGNEKLKEILKTWIKNKKVRSFIIYGEPGSGKSTIVRALINEVKDYYDVFSISGAIEGKKKIKDIIGQKNNLFSKPKLLFVDEIHRLNKAEQDTLLLSVETGDLTLIGATTENPAISVNPALLSRVLVFKTKELTTEDYEKLFQQIEDYYKDLKITKEARKALIEYAGNDIRRIMNLIETANEAGINSIDLEFLKDFTGYRLTYDKNAKYSLISAYIKSMRGSDVDAALLYLAYMLESGEDPMYIARRMVILSAEDVGLADPNALNIAVSAMIATEHVGYPECYLPLSEATIYLCSSPKSNSAYLAYSKAKEFISQNNFEIPPKLINPLNKRMKKQGFGEGYKYPHDYGGFVRESYMPEGFENTQFFTPKEVGIEKRVKERLKDLWKDKKNY
- a CDS encoding ABC transporter ATP-binding protein, with product MVDNIILDVRNMSTHFPVAEGTIKAVNQLSFTLSKNETLGIVGETGSGKSVSMKSVMGMIKSPGYITKESQILFKTNEFRKDGKEEFVDLAKLKQKDFTRIRGKHIGMVFQDPMSSLNPMFTIADQMIETIVFHQNVSIQEARERAIKLLDDVGIANPAERIDDYPFQLSGGQRQRVVIAIGLSCNPEILIADEPTTALDVTIQAQILELMKDLQQEYDMGMIYITHDLSVIAEVADKVIVMYGGAQMEMTDIYTLFEKPKHPYTHALLSCIPRHDIKIDLLNPIKGQPPVMLDSPPLCPFLPRCPYATEKCRKEWPELREIEENHYIRCFNPISDTTPLHYDEVIDKKEAI